The Daphnia pulex isolate KAP4 chromosome 3, ASM2113471v1 genome includes a region encoding these proteins:
- the LOC124191208 gene encoding uncharacterized protein LOC124191208: MSRSDSNQQSSRLRYEGCNFFRQRLVLATLSCRPVSIVNIRSKENDPGLREFEASFIRLLDKITNGSKIEVNETGTAVHYEPGLLYGGTIEHDCSTQRSISYYLEPLLPLGPFCKIPLHLTLRGVTNDQTDPSIDIIRCSSMPILKRFLLVDDGLVLKINKRGAPPKGGGEVIFTCPLRKQLRALQYVDPGKIKKIRGVSYALRTSPTMTNRMIEAAKGILLKYIPDVFILTDHRKGPASGLSPGFGITLTAETINGTFLSAEATSNPQGDKQVPSVAEELGEIAALRLLEEIYRGGCVDSSNQHLVLLLMALGPKDVSRVLLGPLSPYTIQFLRHMKDFFGTVFKMENENKNDEDELRVGTEKILMTCVGAAKERRSITPSLSFSQQHSLTFGSNSSYLSNDSLLKPRQSDFSRTFIPPPNPVINRFVEEQEPYDTGSDSENDSAPAKKTPKKSWFPSWLKKSDQISSTPIKKSAFYANVKGKLNILWQWQFIVVVLPLLAALFFLLLAAVYIRASYNEAGPPQGTSESAMDQTIQNVRNLIERETISHLCGGEEVVSVDSSFLLEQLKMNQTVLDKVIEAVVANPQWGVSVDGESWSIPSVRLPIWCSIKTYLWNILIASLIIIIGFGVVLLVHQMVTASCRQREKEEQEVYTMVEMIIDLLARHQASMVVERRPHDAYLAVTHVRDVLIPLKERKSKLKLWNKAVQFLEDNESRVRPEIQQIEGEDFRVWRWLPPSTAFSPGKSPAHGDQTDEASSNNSLGAANSVTPRPKVWQGQAFSTDSSGVNSPPPYPLTQCLKVRNMFDAEVEVGDSWPVRIQDAILEKADKGKTVHMAVDRGSREGCVYIKCATADDAGKVYHSLHGWWFDGNLVTVKYLRPERYHYRFPDSAKATAQLQPSNDKRLSLQTKFWKSPLEHF; the protein is encoded by the exons ATGTCTCGCAGTGATTCCAATCAACAATCGAGCCGACTTAGGTATGAGGgctgtaatttttttcgtcaaagaTTGGTGCTAGCTACGCTTTCGTGTAGACCTGTTTCAATCGTAAACATTCgatcgaaagaaaatgatccTGGTCTAAGAG AATTTGAAGCTAGTTTCATTCGACTTCTAGACAAAATTACAAATGGTTCAAAGATTGAAGTTAATGAGACAGGCACAGCTGTTCATTATGAACCAGGTCTCCTTTATGGCGGAACCATTGAACATGATTGTTCAACCCAACGCTCCATTAGTTATTATCTAGAACCTCTGTTACCCCTTGGACCTTTCTGTAAAATACCCTTACATCTCACTCTTAGAGGAGTAACTAATGATCAAACTGATCCATCAATTGATATCATCAGATGCTCTTCAATGCCTATTCTGAAAAGATTTCTCTTGGTTGATGATGGTTTAGTGTTAAAGATTAATAAAAGAGGGGCTCCACCtaagggaggaggagaagtAATATTTACTTGCCCTCTCAGAAAACAATTACGGGCTCTGcag taTGTAGACcctggaaaaattaaaaaaattcgggGCGTTTCTTATGCTTTACGCACTTCCCCGACAATGACAAATCGTATGATCGAAGCCGCAAAGGGaatacttttaaaatacattCCTGACGTATTCATTCTCACTGACCATAGAAAAGGACCCGCTAGTGGTCTTTCTCCTGGTTTTGGCATTACTTTGACCGCAGAGACCATAAAcg GTACATTTTTGTCCGCCGAAGCTACATCTAATCCACAAGGAGACAAGCAAGTCCCATCAGTGGCTGAAGAACTAGGTGAAATAGCAGCCCTTCGACTTCTAGAAGAAATTTACCGAGGCGGGTGTGTTGATTCTTCAAACCAACATCTAGTTCTATTATTAATGGCTTTAGGACCAAAAGATGTCTCAAGAGTTCTGCTTGGGCCTTTGTCTCCTTATAC GATTCAGTTTTTGAGACACATGAAGGATTTTTTCGGAACAGTGTTTaagatggaaaatgaaaataaaaacgatgaAGATGAACTAAGGGTTGGaactgaaaaaatattaatgactTGTGTTGGAGCAG CTAAGGAAAGGCGTAGTATAACACCATCTCTAAGCTTCTCCCAGCAACATTCTCTTACTTTTGGAAGTAACAGCTCTTATCTGTCTAATGATTCCCTTCTGAAACCAAGACAATCAGACTTTTCAAGAACATTCATTCCTCCACCTAATCCTGTTATTAAcag gTTTGTTGAGGAGCAAGAGCCATATGATACAGGATCTGACTCTGAGAATGACAGTGCACCTGCAAAAAAGACTCCTAAAAAGAGCTGGTTCCCATCTTGGTTAAAAAAATCTGACCAAATTtcg agtactccaataaaaaaatctgcaTTTTATGCAAACGTAAAGGGAAAACTGAACATTCTTTGGCAGTGGCAgttcatcgtcgtcgttttaCCACTACTTGCGGCCTTGTTCTTTCTGCTCTTAGCCGCAGTTTATATTAGGGCTTCTTATAACGAAGCAGGACCACCTCAGGGAACATCTGAATCGGCAATGGATCAAACAATCCAAAACGTTAGAAACTTAATTGAACGTGAGACCATCTCACATCTGTGTGGTGGAGAAGAAGTCGTATCGGTagattcttcatttttattggaaCAGCTGAAAATGAATCAGACGGTGCTCGACAAAGTTATAGAGGCCGTAGTTGCTAATCCTCAGTGGGGTGTCAGTGTTGACGGGGAGTCGTGGAGTATCCCAAGCGTTCGACTTCCTATTTGGTGCTCGATAAAAACCTATTTATGGAACATTTTGATTGCATCGCTTATTATAATAATCG GATTTGGCGTAGTTTTATTGGTTCATCAAATGGTAACGGCCAGTTGCAGACAGCGTGAAAAGGAGGAGCAAGAAGTATACACCATGGTGGAAATGATAATAGATTTGTTGGCTCGGCATCAAGCAAGTATGGTGGTAGAACGTCGACCGCATGATGCTTACCTAGCAGTTACACATGTCCGCGATGTTCTCATTCCACTAAAAGAGCGGAAATCAAAGCTCAAGTTGTGGAACAAGGCAGTTCAGTTCCTTGAGGACAATGAGTCGCGAGTCCGGCCAGAGATCCAACAAATTGAAGGTGAAGACTTCCGCGTATGGCGATGGCTTCCTCCCAGCACCGCATTTTCGCCCGGCAAATCACCAGCCCATGGAGATCAAACTGATGAGGCCTCATCCAACAACAGTCTTGGTGCAGCGAATAGCGTTACTCCTCGACCGAAAGTGTGGCAAGGCCAAGCCTTTAGCACTGATAGTAGTGGAGTAAATTCGCCACCTCCCTACCCGTTAACCCAGTGCCTCAAAGTGCGCAATATGTTCGACGCAGAAGT AGAGGTTGGCGATTCGTGGCCGGTGCGTATTCAGGACGCAATTTTGGAGAAGGCAGACAAGGGGAAAACTGTGCATATGGCTGTTGATCGGGGTTCGCGAGAAGGTTGTGTTTACATCAAGTGTGCAACTGCTGATGATGCCGGCAAGGTATACCACTCGCTCCACGGCTGGTGGTTTGATGGCAATTTGGTGACAGTGAAGTACCTAAGGCCCGAACGATACCATTATCGCTTCCCGGATTCGGCCAAAGCCACTGCCCAACTGCAGCCATCCAACGATAAGCGATTATCTCTGCAGACCAAGTTCTGGAAATCCCCTCTCGagcatttttaa
- the LOC124191206 gene encoding NADH dehydrogenase [ubiquinone] 1 alpha subcomplex subunit 5-like, with protein sequence MAGVLRKATTGLTGLVVAQNPHHTLSVLYGKILRTLQNMPEDAAYRRYTEQIIKERALAVTEEKDITKLEKRINCGQVEELIVQAENELTLSRKMQAWKPWEPLVSEPPANQWKWPI encoded by the exons ATGGCTGGTGTCTTAAGAAAG gCTACTACTGGGTTGACTGGGTTGGTAGTGGCTCAAAACCCCCATCACACTTTAAGTGTGCTCTATGGCAAGATTCTCCGTACTTTGCAAAACATGCCTGAAGATGCTGCTTATCGTCGGTATACTGAACAGATAATCAAGGAGCGAGCATTGGCAGTGACTGAG GAGAAGGACATTACCAAGCTAGAAAAACGTATCAATTGTGGACAAGTAGAAGAACTTATTGTTCAAGCTGAGAATGAATTGACTTTGTCAAGAAAAATGCAGGCCTGGAAACCTTGGGAACCCCTTGTTAGTGAGCCACCTGCTAATCAGTGGAAATGGCCAATTTAG